One region of Salvia miltiorrhiza cultivar Shanhuang (shh) chromosome 3, IMPLAD_Smil_shh, whole genome shotgun sequence genomic DNA includes:
- the LOC131018011 gene encoding aluminum-activated malate transporter 9-like — MNGVKGSIEISIPPISNEKKASEASKNSSDEKFSCKNFIMRVWEFCKEDSNRVTFSLKVGIAVLLVSLLILCRAPYQVFGTSIIWSILTVAIMFEYTVGATFNRGFNRALGSLLAGALAIAIAELALKAGRTAEPIIIGFSIFIVGTVTSFMKLWPSLVPYEYGFRVILFTYCLIIVSGYRMGNPIMTAMDRLYSIAIGAIVAVAVNVLIFPIWAGELLHKEIVSHFASLADALQECVGKYLKDDGSEHPEFTKTVMDDFPDEPAYRKCRSTLNSSAKLESLASSAKWEPPHGRFMHIFYPWSEYVKVGAVLRYCTYEVMALHGVLHSEIQAPPSLRVAFQKEIEDAASEAAELVRCLGTDISNMQRSLKTRLLKRVHSSAERLQHALDMHSCLLTSHHDTTSSKTHSRLSHALSSTFSNLSSHVADLEQSSDLPFQPLHEESCGYHEMMRKQSRRLHSWPSREVDAFEDGGNSSSENMPRMKQLESTATLSLETFTTLLIEFVARLDHLVEAVDQLSKMARFEQEAL, encoded by the exons ATGAATGGCGTGAAAGGTAGCATTGAGATCAGCATCCCTCCTATCAGCAATGAGAAAAAAGCATCAGAAGCTAGCAAGAATAGTAGTGATGAGAAATTCAGCTGCAAAAACTTCATTATGAGAGTGTGGGAGTTTTGCAAAGAAGATAGCAACAGAGTGACATTTTCACTCAAAGTGGGGATTGCTGTTCTTCTCGTATCTCTTCTGATACTATGCAGAGCGCCTTACCAAGTTTTCGGCACCAGCATTATCTGGTCCATCCTCACCGTTGCCATCATGTTTGAATACACCGTTG GTGCCACTTTCAACAGAGGATTCAACAGAGCACTAGGCAGCCTGCTCGCCGGAGCCTTGGCCATTGCCATAGCAGAGCTAGCCTTGAAAGCAGGGCGAACTGCTGAGCCTATTATAATTGGCTTCAGCATCTTCATTGTTG GAACTGTGACATCCTTTATGAAGCTATGGCCATCTTTAGTGCCATATGAGTATGGATTCCGAGTCATCCTTTTCACCTACTGCTTGATCATAGTTTCTGGATATCGTATGGGCAACCCCATCATGACAGCCATGGACCGTCTCTACTCAATCGCCATTGGAGCAATAGTTGCAGTGGCAGTCAATGTGCTCATCTTCCCTATATGGGCTGGGGAGCTCTTGCACAAGGAGATTGTCAGCCACTTTGCCTCTCTAGCTGATGCTCTTCAAG AGTGTGTGGGGAAGTATTTGAAGGACGATGGATCCGAACATCCCGAGTTTACAAAGACTGTGATGGATGACTTCCCTGATGAACCTGCATATCGAAAGTGTCGATCCACATTGAACTCCTCAGCTAAACTAGAATCCCTG GCAAGTTCGGCGAAATGGGAGCCGCCCCATGGTAGGTTTATGCACATCTTTTATCCATGGTCAGAATATGTCAAGGTTGGTGCAGTCCTCAGATATTGTACCTATGAGGTCATGGCTCTTCATGGTGTTCTACATTCAGAAATTCAG GCGCCACCTAGCCTGAGAGTCGCGTTCCAGAAGGAGATCGAGGATGCAGCAAGCGAGGCAGCAGAGCTAGTCCGTTGCCTGGGAACGGACATATCCAACATGCAGCGAAGCCTCAAAACTCGCCTCCTCAAAAGGGTTCACAGCTCTGCAGAGAGGCTCCAACACGCACTTGACATGCACTCGTGCCTCCTCACGTCTCATCACGATACTACTTCATCCAAGACACACTCGAGGCTCTCCCATGCGCTCTCTTCGACCTTCTCCAATCTGTCGAGCCACGTGGCTGATCTCGAGCAGAGCTCTGACCTCCCATTCCAGCCACTGCATGAGGAATCCTGTGGCTATCATGAGATGATGAGGAAGCAATCGAGAAGGCTGCATTCGTGGCCATCGAGAGAAGTTGATGCTTTCGAAGACGGAGGGAATTCCAGTTCAGAAAATATGCCAAGGATGAAACAACTAGAGAGCACCGCTACTCTGTCGCTTGAGACTTTCACCACTCTGCTCATAGAGTTTGTGGCTCGTCTCGACCACTTGGTCGAGGCAGTCGATCAGCTCTCGAAGATGGCAAGATTTGAGCAAGAAGCTCTCTAA